The following proteins come from a genomic window of Helicobacter canadensis MIT 98-5491:
- the guaA gene encoding glutamine-hydrolyzing GMP synthase yields MNNVEMLVLDFGSQYTQLIARRLREFGVYTEIVPYFESIDSIKAKNPKGIILSGGPASVYEEGAYKPDNKVFELGIPVLGICYGMQYIAYHFGGAVVRAKEQEFGKAQLEILAPDTALFANVKNNSIVWMSHADKVEKIPQGFSELAKSGNTHYCAIADTKRQIYALQFHPEVVHSECGGEILKNFAVNICRADTSWNMKNFITYEIDKIRKITGIQASNSESNTKATSSNRCGWIYQGYNASDEATQKLYQDYHDFEWGIPQHDDKRLFEQLVLEGMQAGLSWITILKKREAFREAFDDFDPHIVATYDEAKIQELMENPDIIRNRAKIESAINNAKRFLEIEREFGSFAKFLWGYVDNTPLINHFESLEEIPTHTPLSDTIANDLKKRGFSFVGSTGIYAFMQSVGLVCDHLTSCAFGHTDKAKPHKVLCAVSGGVDSSVVATLLYRAIGENLIPIFVDTGLLRKGEREAVEKMFRENLRVPLITIDASEEFLGLLKGVRDPESKRKIIGETFIKVFDGEAKKHNANGEIKFLAQGTLYPDVIESVSVKGPSKTIKSHHNVGGLPDWMKFELIEPLRELFKDEVRALGRELGMPESMLMRHPFPGPGLAIRIMGEVNQADLDLLKEADSIFIEELHKWNLYDSVWQAFCVLLNVKSVGVMGDNRTYDNTICVRAVEALDGMTATFSHLPHEFLESVSNRIINEVEGINRVVYDITSKPPGTIEWE; encoded by the coding sequence ATGAATAATGTTGAAATGTTAGTGCTTGACTTTGGGAGTCAATACACACAGCTTATCGCTAGGAGACTTCGGGAGTTTGGCGTTTATACCGAGATTGTGCCTTATTTTGAAAGCATAGATTCTATCAAGGCTAAGAATCCTAAGGGCATTATTTTAAGCGGTGGTCCTGCGAGCGTGTATGAGGAGGGAGCGTATAAGCCTGATAACAAAGTCTTTGAGCTTGGCATTCCTGTGCTTGGGATTTGTTATGGTATGCAATATATCGCGTATCATTTTGGCGGTGCGGTGGTGCGAGCCAAAGAGCAGGAGTTTGGCAAGGCACAATTAGAGATTCTAGCTCCTGACACAGCACTTTTTGCAAATGTCAAAAATAATTCTATTGTGTGGATGAGTCATGCTGATAAGGTAGAAAAAATCCCGCAAGGCTTTAGTGAATTAGCCAAAAGTGGCAATACACATTATTGCGCCATAGCAGACACAAAGCGTCAAATCTATGCCTTGCAGTTTCACCCTGAAGTCGTGCATAGCGAGTGCGGTGGGGAGATTCTCAAAAATTTCGCGGTGAATATTTGCAGAGCAGATACAAGCTGGAATATGAAAAATTTTATCACCTATGAGATAGATAAGATTCGTAAAATCACAGGGATTCAAGCAAGTAATAGCGAATCTAACACAAAAGCGACTTCTTCAAATCGTTGCGGTTGGATTTATCAAGGGTATAATGCCTCTGATGAAGCCACACAAAAGCTTTATCAAGATTATCACGATTTTGAGTGGGGCATTCCACAGCACGATGACAAGCGACTTTTTGAGCAACTTGTGCTAGAGGGTATGCAAGCAGGGCTTTCGTGGATCACGATACTTAAAAAACGCGAGGCTTTTAGGGAAGCCTTTGATGACTTTGATCCTCATATTGTAGCCACTTATGATGAGGCAAAGATACAAGAACTTATGGAAAATCCAGATATTATCCGCAATCGAGCCAAGATAGAATCTGCTATCAACAATGCCAAAAGATTCTTAGAGATTGAGCGTGAGTTTGGGAGCTTTGCGAAGTTTCTTTGGGGTTATGTAGATAATACACCGCTTATCAATCATTTTGAGAGTTTGGAGGAGATTCCCACACATACGCCACTTTCTGACACAATCGCAAATGATCTCAAAAAGCGCGGCTTTAGCTTTGTAGGAAGCACAGGGATTTATGCTTTTATGCAGTCTGTGGGACTTGTGTGCGATCATTTGACAAGCTGTGCATTTGGGCATACAGATAAAGCCAAACCTCACAAGGTGCTTTGTGCGGTAAGTGGTGGGGTGGATTCGAGTGTCGTAGCTACCTTGCTTTATCGTGCGATTGGGGAAAATCTTATCCCTATTTTTGTGGATACAGGGCTTTTACGCAAAGGCGAGAGAGAAGCCGTGGAGAAAATGTTTAGAGAAAACTTGCGTGTGCCACTTATCACTATTGATGCAAGTGAAGAGTTTTTGGGATTGCTTAAAGGTGTGCGAGATCCTGAGAGTAAGCGTAAAATCATCGGTGAGACTTTTATCAAGGTATTTGATGGAGAAGCTAAAAAGCACAATGCTAATGGCGAGATAAAATTCCTAGCACAAGGCACACTGTATCCTGATGTGATTGAATCTGTGAGCGTGAAAGGACCAAGCAAAACGATAAAATCTCATCACAATGTAGGGGGCTTGCCTGATTGGATGAAATTTGAGCTAATCGAGCCACTAAGGGAGCTTTTCAAAGATGAAGTGAGAGCTTTGGGGCGAGAGCTTGGTATGCCAGAATCTATGCTTATGCGTCACCCATTCCCAGGACCGGGACTTGCTATTCGCATTATGGGAGAAGTCAATCAAGCGGATTTGGATCTTTTGAAAGAAGCGGATTCTATTTTTATAGAAGAGTTGCATAAGTGGAATCTATATGATAGCGTGTGGCAGGCGTTTTGTGTGCTATTAAATGTCAAAAGCGTGGGGGTAATGGGCGATAACCGCACCTATGATAACACAATCTGTGTGCGTGCGGTAGAAGCGCTTGATGGAATGACAGCGACTTTTTCGCATTTGCCTCACGAGTTTTTAGAATCTGTGTCTAATCGTATCATTAATGAAGTAGAGGGCATAAACCGCGTGGTGTATGACATTACTTCCAAACCACCAGGCACGATAGAGTGGGAGTAA
- a CDS encoding DNA cytosine methyltransferase, giving the protein MGVKKDGRKDTILMLPEQQSLEIIKLRTMDSKTKPYTFIDLFAGIGGIRRGFEIEGGTCVFSSEIDKFACQTYEANWGEKPSGDITKIEACDIPKFDILLGGFPCQAFSIAGKRKGFKDTRGTMFFEIARILDYHKPKCFMLENVKGLLNHNKGETFQIIKNILEIELGYKVFYKILNARDYGVPQNRERIIIVGFKDHNVHFDFPKPYNYSVKLGDILEKTPDEKYTISNRLWESHQQRKELQKAKGNGFGYRLFDENSPYTSTISARYYKDGSEILIAQKNKNPRKLTIREAARLQGFPDDFKIVCSDTQAYKQFGNSVPTKMIHEVAKQIFITLKKQE; this is encoded by the coding sequence GTGGGAGTAAAGAAAGATGGCAGAAAGGACACAATTTTAATGCTTCCAGAGCAGCAAAGTCTTGAAATCATTAAATTAAGAACTATGGATTCAAAAACAAAACCTTATACTTTCATTGATTTATTTGCTGGCATTGGTGGTATTAGGAGAGGTTTTGAAATAGAAGGAGGCACATGTGTCTTTTCAAGTGAAATCGATAAATTTGCTTGTCAAACTTATGAAGCTAATTGGGGGGAAAAACCAAGTGGTGATATTACAAAAATAGAAGCATGTGATATTCCCAAATTTGATATTTTGCTAGGCGGATTTCCTTGCCAAGCCTTTAGCATTGCTGGTAAAAGAAAAGGATTTAAAGATACTCGTGGAACAATGTTTTTTGAGATAGCTAGGATTTTAGATTATCATAAGCCGAAGTGCTTCATGCTTGAAAATGTAAAAGGGTTATTAAATCACAATAAAGGCGAAACCTTTCAAATTATAAAAAATATCTTAGAGATTGAGCTAGGATACAAAGTATTTTATAAAATTTTAAATGCTAGAGATTATGGAGTGCCACAAAATAGAGAAAGGATTATTATAGTAGGTTTTAAAGATCACAATGTGCATTTTGATTTTCCAAAGCCTTATAATTATAGTGTGAAATTAGGGGATATTTTAGAAAAAACACCTGATGAAAAATATACCATTTCTAATCGCTTGTGGGAATCTCACCAACAAAGAAAAGAGCTGCAAAAAGCAAAAGGAAATGGCTTTGGATATCGTTTATTTGATGAGAATTCACCATATACAAGCACAATTTCGGCAAGATATTATAAAGATGGAAGTGAAATTTTAATTGCCCAAAAGAACAAAAATCCAAGAAAATTAACAATTAGAGAAGCAGCAAGACTTCAAGGATTCCCTGATGATTTTAAAATAGTTTGCAGTGATACACAAGCCTATAAGCAATTTGGCAACTCTGTGCCTACCAAGATGATCCATGAAGTTGCAAAACAAATCTTTATAACGCTTAAAAAACAGGAGTAA